From Coffea arabica cultivar ET-39 chromosome 9c, Coffea Arabica ET-39 HiFi, whole genome shotgun sequence, one genomic window encodes:
- the LOC113708218 gene encoding uncharacterized protein, which produces MPFPWKKVKNTKISQLVTDHLDSQRRLGGPPLVVETGFPTSLVDIVVRNRQRFKKSSKMRKNETNSSILTSPPPSPLSSPPPELSSSSSSSSSPLPSTLLSTTVEETRGESVNELKKEDENFKGVLLAVLRMSFVVVLALGTKKFALGLTMSAFFLFFVEYVGIHVYRLFIPCSEAKKRLRLMVLKFLRIGKQKGENLGFKVSLDQEGQQETYKSGGSDFQDQRSIDPVGKVEIIQPMRFLEPFLEDIQSQEKKSDEFSCDGKLDLQGSDSEVVVLENKEEHSCEVKKRKSRRAKMKTKMKHMFSRKSRRAKKEEGKLEGEISPIGEENVMISEEQDSEYGNGGEQKSSSDLSSISIGSCEGEEALNIISSSGVLLEEGDVDGVVSREGEEIQNKGNSGYLMLCLIVLIGLFGGKISALMFILSWCFLKKSGGKLVRCLTWPVIRFFNPNA; this is translated from the coding sequence ATGCCTTTTCCGTGGAAGAAGGTGAAGAATACCAAGATTTCGCAATTGGTAACTGATCATCTTGACTCGCAGAGGCGTCTCGGCGGACCACCGCTGGTGGTGGAAACCGGTTTCCCAACTTCCCTGGTTGATATAGTTGTCAGGAATCGTCAGAGATTTAAGAAGTCGTCCAAGATGAGAAAGAACGAAACCAATTCTTCGATATTGACATCCCCTCCGCCGTCGCCTTTGTCTTCTCCACCTCCGGAGCTTTCTTCTTCGTCATCGTCTTCATCTTCGCCTCTGCCTTCGACCCTTTTGAGTACTACGGTGGAGGAAACTCGTGGAGAATCCGTCAATGAGCTTAAAAAGGAGGATGAGAATTTCAAAGGGGTTTTACTGGCGGTTTTGAGGATGTCTTTTGTGGTGGTTTTGGCGTTGGGGACTAAGAAATTCGCTTTGGGGCTAACTATGTCGGCATTCTTCTTGTTCTTTGTAGAGTATGTGGGGATTCATGTTTATAGATTGTTTATTCCCTGTTCTGAGGCAAAGAAGAGGCTGAGATTGATGGTTTTGAAATTTCTCAGAATTGGGAAGCAAAAGGGAGAGAATTTAGGGTTTAAGGTGTCCCTGGACCAAGAGGGGCAACAGGAGACATATAAGTCAGGTGGTTCTGATTTCCAGGATCAGAGATCGATTGATCCAGTTGGCAAAGTTGAGATTATTCAGCCGATGAGATTCTTGGAGCCCTTTCTTGAAGATATACAATCTCAGGAGAAGAAATCTGATGAATTCAGTTGTGATGGAAAGTTGGATCTTCAAGGATCAGACTCGGAGGTGGTGGTTTTGGAGAATAAAGAGGAGCACAGCTGTGAagttaagaaaagaaaatcacgCAGAGCCAAGATGAAAACCAAGATGAAGCAcatgttttcaagaaaatcaagaagggcgaagaaagaagaaggaaaattgGAAGGTGAAATAAGTCCAATTGGAGAGGAAAATGTGATGATATCTGAAGAACAAGACAGCGAATATGGGAATGGAGGAGAGCAAAAATCTAGCAGCGATTTATCATCCATTTCAATTGGAAGCTGTGAAGGGGAAGAGGCATTGAATATCATCTCCAGTTCTGGTGTACTGCTGGAGGAGGGGGATGTCGATGGAGTTGTTAGCAGGGAAGGGGAGGAAATCCAGAACAAGGGAAATTCTGGGTATTTGATGCTCTGTTTAATTGTTCTCATTGGACTTTTTGGAGGCAAGATATCTGCATTGATGTTCATCTTGTCCTGGTGCTTTCTGAAGAAATCTGGTGGAAAGTTAGTTAGATGCTTAACTTGGCCTGTGATCAGGTTTTTTAACCCAAATGCTTAG
- the LOC113707852 gene encoding dihydroceramide fatty acyl 2-hydroxylase FAH1 yields the protein MVAQGFTVDLNKPLVFQVGHLGEDYEEWVHQPIVCKESPRFFENDLLEFLTLNTWWVIPLVWLPVVCWFVKSSVNMGVSSNQLAATIAAGIFIWTLLEYTLHRFLFHIKTKTYWGNTIHYLLHGCHHKHPMDGYRLVFPPAATAILLVPFWNLIKLLTPTLYAPALLGGGLLGYVMYDCTHYYLHHGKPLQGVSSKMKRYHMNHHFRIQDKGFGITSTFWDRVFGTLPPKSGKKLR from the exons ATGGTCGCACAAGGCTTCACTGTGGATTTGAACAAGCCACTTGTTTTCCAG GTCGGCCATCTTGGAGAAGATTATGAGGAATGGGTACACCAGCCTATTGTTTGCAAAGAAAGCCCCCGATTTTTCGAAAATGATCTTCTCGAG TTTTTAACACTTAACACCTGGTGGGTGATTCCTCTTGTGTGGCTTCCTGTTGTATGCTGGTTCGTCAAGTCATCTGTGAATATGGGTGTTTCTTCAAATCAGTTAGCTGCAACGATCGCTGCAGGCATCTTTATATGGACATTGCTGGAGTACACTCTGCATCGCTTTCTTTTCCACATTAAAACCAAAACATACTG GGGAAATACAATTCACTACCTTCTTCATGGATGCCATCACAAGCACCCAATGGATGGATATCGACTTGTTTTTCCTCCTGCTGCAACTGCAATCTTGCTTGTGCCA TTCTGGAACCTGATTAAGCTCCTAACACCAACACTCTATGCCCCGGCTCTACTTGGAGGTGGCTTGTTGGGATATGTTATGTATGATTGCACTCATTACTACCTGCACCATGGAAAGCCATTGCAAGGAGTCTCTAGTAAAATGAAG AGATACCACATGAACCATCATTTCAGAATTCAGGACAAGGGATTTGGAATCACTTCAACCTTTTGGGATAGGGTTTTTGGAACACTTCCACCCAAATCAGGCAAAAAGCTTAGGTGA